The Pseudomonas protegens genome contains the following window.
AAATCGACCCTGGTCGCTTCGCTGCTGCTGATGGGGGTCTGCACCACCCTGATTGGCGTGTTGCCGGGCTATGACAGCATTGGCGCCTGGGCGCCGATCCTGCTCTGCGTGCTGCGCTTCGGCCAAGGCCTCGGACTGGGCGGTGAATGGGGCGGCGCCGCTCTGCTGGCCACGGAAAACGCTCCGGCCGGCAAACGCGCCTGGTTCGGCATGTTCCCGCAACTGGGGCCTTCCATCGGCTTTCTCGCCGCCAACGGCCTGTTCCTGGCCCTGGCCATGGGCCTGGACGACGCGCAGTTCCGCGCCTGGGGCTGGCGCATTCCGTTCCTGCTCAGCGCCGCGCTGGTGATGGTGGGGCTCTACGTGCGCCTGAAGCTGCACGAAACCCCGGTGTTCGCCAACGCCGTGGCGCGCCAGGAACGAGTGAAGATGCCGCTGGTGGAACTCTTCAGCCAATACTGGATGCCGGTGCTGCTGGGCGCGGCCTCGATGGTGGTGTGCTACGCCCTGTTCTACATCTCCACGGTGTTTTCCCTGAGCTACGGCGTCGCCACCCTGGGCTACAGCCGGGAAACCTTCCTCGGCCTGCTGTGCTTTGCCGTGCTGTTCATGGCGGCGGCGACCCCGCTGTCGGCCTGGGCCAGCGACCGTTTCGGGCGCAAGCCGGTGCTGGTGGTTGGCGGCGTGCTGGCGATTCTGTCCGGCTTCACCATGGAACCGTTGCTGACCCAGGGCTCCACCGCCGGCGTGGCGCTGTTCCTGTGCATCGAGCTGTTTCTGATGGGGGTCACCTTCGCCCCGATGGGCGCGCTGCTGCCGGAACTGTTTCCGACCCACGTGCGCTATACCGGCGCTTCGGCGGCTTACAACCTGGGGGGCATTGTCGGTGCTTCGGCGGCGCCCTTCTTCGCCCAGAAGCTGGTGGCGATGGGCGGGCTGAGCTGGGTTGGGGGGTATGTTTCGGGGGCGGCGATCCTGAGTTTGATCGCGGTGCTGTGCTTGAAGGAAACCCGTAACAACGACTTGAATCGGGTCGTGTGAACAAGGGCTTCGCGAGCAAGCTCGCTCCTACAGGTTCAACGCAAACCTTGTAGGAGCGAGCTTGCTCGCAATGCTTCTCAGAGCTCGACCACTACCGCTTGCGCAGCACGGGTCGCCTTGGCCCGGGCGGCCTCGATCGACTCATCACGGGCCAGGGCCACGCCCATGCGCCGCTGGCCGTTGACTTCCGGCTTGCCGAACAGGCGCAACGCGGTGTCCGGCTCGCTCAGGGCGGCGCCAAGGTTGGCGAAGGCGGTCTGGGTGGATTTGCCTTCCACCAGGATCACCGCCGACGCCGAAGGCCCGAACTGGCGGATCTGCGGGATCGGCAGGCCGAGAATCGCCCGCGCATGCAGGGCGAACTGCGACAGATCCTGGGAAATCAGGGTCACCAGGCCGGTGTCGTGGGGGCGCGGCGACACTTCGCTGAACCACACCTGATCACCCTTGATGAACAGCTCCACGCCGAACAGGCCGCGGCCGCCCAGGGCCTCAGTGACGGCCTTGGCCACGCGCTCGGACTCGGCCAGGGCTTTGGGGCTCATGGCCTGCGGCTGCCAGGATTCCTGGTAGTCGCCCTTCTCCTGACGATGGCCGACCGGCGCGCAGAAAGTGGTGCCGCCCACGTGACGCACGGTCAGCAGGGTGATCTCGTAGTCAAAATCGATGAAGCCCTCGATGATCACCCGGCCCTTGCCGGCACGCCCGCCTTCCTGGGCGTAGTCCCAGGCTTTCTGCACGTCGTCGGCGCTGCGCAGCAGGCTCTGGCCCTTGCCCGAAGAGCTCATCACCGGCTTGACCACGCACGGGAAGCCCAGGTCTTGCACGGCCTTGGAATAGTCTTCGAAGGTGTCGGCGAAGTGGTACGGCGAGGTCGGCAGGTCCAGCTCTTCGGCGGCCAGGCGGCGGATGCCTTCGCGGTTCATGGTCAGCGAAGTGGCCCGGGCGGTCGGGATCACGGTAAAGCCTTCGGCTTCCAGCTCCACCAGGGTCGCGGTGGCGATGGCCTCGATTTCCGGAACGATGAAGTGCGGCTTCTCGGCCTCGATCACTGCACGCAGGGCCGCGCCGTCGAGCATGTTGATCACGTGGCTGCGATGGGCCACCTGCATCGCCGGGGCGTTGGCGTAGCGGTCCACGGCAATCACCTCGACACCCAGGCGTTGCAGCTCGATCACCACTTCCTTGCCCAACTCACCACAGCCACAAAGCAAGACGCGGGTCGCGGTTGGCGACAATGGAGTTCCGATACGAGTCATCTGAAGGTCCTCAAAGGAGCGGATCATCGAGGGCCGAGCGCCAGGCGGGCGACCCATGGGGAAAGAGCGCGGCATTTTACATGAACCGCGGCCTTTGGCTCAGCCGGCGCACGCCGCTTTGCGCAAACGCCAGGCCATGGCCAGCCAGACCACGGTGACCCCGGCGAACTTCGACCCCAGGGCGGTCAACACGACCCCAGGGGTCAGGGCATCGATCATGCCGTAGAAGATGAAGGTATCCAGGGGAATGCTCAGGGCCGAACTGATCCACAGGCGATCATGCAGGGGCCGCT
Protein-coding sequences here:
- a CDS encoding MFS transporter; amino-acid sequence: MTTNTAYSASVPTQPSNSATRVATASFIGTAIEFYDFYVYATAAALVIGPVFFPQSSGTAQMLSAFLTFGIAFLARPLGSALFGHFGDRIGRKSTLVASLLLMGVCTTLIGVLPGYDSIGAWAPILLCVLRFGQGLGLGGEWGGAALLATENAPAGKRAWFGMFPQLGPSIGFLAANGLFLALAMGLDDAQFRAWGWRIPFLLSAALVMVGLYVRLKLHETPVFANAVARQERVKMPLVELFSQYWMPVLLGAASMVVCYALFYISTVFSLSYGVATLGYSRETFLGLLCFAVLFMAAATPLSAWASDRFGRKPVLVVGGVLAILSGFTMEPLLTQGSTAGVALFLCIELFLMGVTFAPMGALLPELFPTHVRYTGASAAYNLGGIVGASAAPFFAQKLVAMGGLSWVGGYVSGAAILSLIAVLCLKETRNNDLNRVV
- the purT gene encoding formate-dependent phosphoribosylglycinamide formyltransferase — encoded protein: MTRIGTPLSPTATRVLLCGCGELGKEVVIELQRLGVEVIAVDRYANAPAMQVAHRSHVINMLDGAALRAVIEAEKPHFIVPEIEAIATATLVELEAEGFTVIPTARATSLTMNREGIRRLAAEELDLPTSPYHFADTFEDYSKAVQDLGFPCVVKPVMSSSGKGQSLLRSADDVQKAWDYAQEGGRAGKGRVIIEGFIDFDYEITLLTVRHVGGTTFCAPVGHRQEKGDYQESWQPQAMSPKALAESERVAKAVTEALGGRGLFGVELFIKGDQVWFSEVSPRPHDTGLVTLISQDLSQFALHARAILGLPIPQIRQFGPSASAVILVEGKSTQTAFANLGAALSEPDTALRLFGKPEVNGQRRMGVALARDESIEAARAKATRAAQAVVVEL